From Candoia aspera isolate rCanAsp1 chromosome 4, rCanAsp1.hap2, whole genome shotgun sequence, a single genomic window includes:
- the GSDMD gene encoding gasdermin-D: MFKKLAKQLIQELDSDGKLIPVSSLAQSDGFQLLSLVTKKQYKYRWPWNSRKYSPTSFRLADILQEEATMEIELKHSEPLLFSANTCYKSGGRLNFKIRSAEVDVGGLALACLNASPVHLRKTYVDPGELWNMNISLSAIQQIYPKLNFYIVTELLEITEPFLIEETVQTGGKGEVSAMDILKIQGQHKTMKNKSMLIPLGTVMAYGVEKLQTCEEDLGNSFQTMLVPSLTYDVFQNELGSSLTDVQQVKDAVKEAYEPLIRQTQPLKKPLLESFEIFLQNRDVSTVRSMLELSVADDNADRSMLDLLNGELRVPVEMLLSYLGIFQDTKRGENQDLWGPMHFLCSSLDDLDCAMMPLLEKILEKRQLARPVEMMEYTLDWILSGEESSTFTLPSCSLTEEEADLDFEMLQICGLDLEVGENSVTCQWNNDACSELAALYSSLYGLQILSG, encoded by the exons atgtttaagaaGCTGGCCAAACAGCTTATCCAAGAACTGGACTCAGATGGGAAACTGATTCCTGTGAGCAGCCTGGCCCAGAGTGATGGCTTTCAGCTTCTCTCTTTGGTGACTAAAAAACAGTATAAGTATAGGTGGCCTTGGAATAGTAGAAAGTATTCCCCGACCTCTTTCAGACTGGCAGACATACTCCAAGAAGAAGCAACAATGGAAATAG agCTGAAACATTCTGAGCCGCTTTTATTCTCTGCTAACACATGCTACAAATCTGGAGGACGGCTGAACTTTAAGATACGGTCTGCAGAAGTGGATGTTGGTGGGTTGGCCTTGGCTTGCTTGAATGCCTCTCCGGTACATCTCAGAAAAACCTACGTGGACCCAGGAGAGCTGTG gAATATGAATATCTCCCTCAGTGCTATCCAGCAAATCTACCCTAAACTCAATTTCTACATTGTGACAGAACTTTTGGAGATAACAGAGCCCTTTCTGATTGAAGAGACTGTCCAGACAGGTGGCAAGGGAGAGGTCTCTGCAATGGACATACTTAAGATCCAG GGCCAGCACAAGACAATGAAAAACAAGTCCATGCTAATTCCTCTGGGTACAGTGATGGCATATGGGGTTGAGAAACTCCAAACCTGTGAAGAAGACCTAG GCAACTCT TTTCAAACAATGTTGGTTCCCTCACTCACTTACGATG taTTCCAGAATGAACTGGGCTCTTCACTCACAG ATGTTCAGCAAGTGAAAGACGCAGTTAAGGAAGCATATGAGCCACTGATACGCCAGACCCAGCCTTTGAAGAAGCCTCTTCTGGAATCCTTTGAGATTTTCCTGCAGAATAGAGACGTTTCCACTGTACGGTCCATG CTGGAGCTTTCCGTGGCAGATGACAATGCTGATCGTTCTATGTTGGATTTGTTGAATGGGGAACTCCGAGTTCCAGTGGAAATGCTGCTATCCTATTTAGGGATTTTCCAAGACACTAAAAGAGGAGAAAACCAAGATCTCTGGGGACCAATGCACTTCCTCTGCTCTTCTTTAGATG ATTTAGACTGTGCGATGATGCCCCTCTTAGAGAAAATATTGGAAAAGAGACAACTGGCCAGACCAGTGGAGATG ATGGAATACACCTTGGACTGGATTCTTTCTGGTGAAGAAAGCAGCACTTTCACTCTTCCATCCTGTTCCCTGACAGAGGAGGAAGCTGATCTTGACTTTGAGATGCTGCAAATCTGCGGGCTGGATTTAGAAGTTGGGGAAAATTCTGTCACTTGTCAGTGGAACAATGATGCCTGCTCAGAACTGGCTGCTCTATACTCCAGCTTGTATGGTCTGCAGATCCTAAGTGGATGA
- the LRRC3C gene encoding leucine-rich repeat-containing protein 3C isoform X2, which produces MTEWIHSYPATTFPKGCYPSTEDGFKTFRCSKAQLTVIPKDIPNDTNKLYLDYNQISFLPNDAFQHLPLLVELDLSHNVISRMEVGVFRGLSENLHSLDLSSNKLVSVNKDVFSALKAKANLSNNPWLCDCTLQQLIERVELVAGTSDGIVCDASERKEHIGKPFLQLIGDIDFCNIYKRTTDIAMLVTMFGWFAMVISYLIYYVRQNQEDARRHLEYLKSLPSKQKKSEESSTISTVV; this is translated from the exons ATGACAGAGTGGATACACAGTTACCCAG CCACCACTTTTCCCAAGGGGTGCTACCCCTCCACTGAAGATGGCTTCAAAACTTTCCGCTGCAGTAAAGCTCAACTTACAGTTATCCCAAAAGATATACCCAATGATACCAACAAGTTATATTTGGATTATAACCAGATTTCTTTCCTGCCTAATGACGCCTTCCAACATTTGCCACTTCTGGTAGAACTAGACTTGTCCCACAATGTCATAAGTCGCATGGAAGTTGGAGTCTTTAGGGGCTTGTCAGAGAACCTGCATTCACTGGACTTGTCTTCTAACAAGTTAGTATCAGTCAATAAAGATGTCTTCAGTGCATTAAAAGCCAAAGCCAACTTATCCAACAATCCTTGGCTCTGTGACTGCACGCTCCAGCAGCTCATTGAGAGAGTAGAGCTGGTTGCTGGTACCTCTGATGGGATTGTGTGTGATGCCTCTGAGCGGAAGGAGCACATTGGCAAGCCTTTTCTACAGTTGATTGGAGACATAGATTTCTGCAACATCTATAAAAGGACCACAGACATCGCCATGCTAGTCACCATGTTCGGCTGGTTCGCCATGGTGATCTCATATTTAATCTACTATGTCCGGCAGAATCAAGAGGATGCCCGACGACACTTAGAGTATCTCAAGTCCTTGCCCAGCAAGCAGAAGAAGTCAGAAGAGTCATCTACCATTAGCACTGTAGTGTGa
- the LRRC3C gene encoding leucine-rich repeat-containing protein 3C isoform X1, whose protein sequence is MPFLDWFLYHSVAMWLLLQSFVLMAFCFHSATTFPKGCYPSTEDGFKTFRCSKAQLTVIPKDIPNDTNKLYLDYNQISFLPNDAFQHLPLLVELDLSHNVISRMEVGVFRGLSENLHSLDLSSNKLVSVNKDVFSALKAKANLSNNPWLCDCTLQQLIERVELVAGTSDGIVCDASERKEHIGKPFLQLIGDIDFCNIYKRTTDIAMLVTMFGWFAMVISYLIYYVRQNQEDARRHLEYLKSLPSKQKKSEESSTISTVV, encoded by the coding sequence ATGCCTTTTCTGGACTGGTTCCTCTACCACTCAGTTGCCATGTGGTTGCTCCTCCAGAGTTTTGTTCTGATGGCCTTTTGTTTTCACTCAGCCACCACTTTTCCCAAGGGGTGCTACCCCTCCACTGAAGATGGCTTCAAAACTTTCCGCTGCAGTAAAGCTCAACTTACAGTTATCCCAAAAGATATACCCAATGATACCAACAAGTTATATTTGGATTATAACCAGATTTCTTTCCTGCCTAATGACGCCTTCCAACATTTGCCACTTCTGGTAGAACTAGACTTGTCCCACAATGTCATAAGTCGCATGGAAGTTGGAGTCTTTAGGGGCTTGTCAGAGAACCTGCATTCACTGGACTTGTCTTCTAACAAGTTAGTATCAGTCAATAAAGATGTCTTCAGTGCATTAAAAGCCAAAGCCAACTTATCCAACAATCCTTGGCTCTGTGACTGCACGCTCCAGCAGCTCATTGAGAGAGTAGAGCTGGTTGCTGGTACCTCTGATGGGATTGTGTGTGATGCCTCTGAGCGGAAGGAGCACATTGGCAAGCCTTTTCTACAGTTGATTGGAGACATAGATTTCTGCAACATCTATAAAAGGACCACAGACATCGCCATGCTAGTCACCATGTTCGGCTGGTTCGCCATGGTGATCTCATATTTAATCTACTATGTCCGGCAGAATCAAGAGGATGCCCGACGACACTTAGAGTATCTCAAGTCCTTGCCCAGCAAGCAGAAGAAGTCAGAAGAGTCATCTACCATTAGCACTGTAGTGTGa